One genomic window of Pirellulales bacterium includes the following:
- a CDS encoding trypsin-like peptidase domain-containing protein has product MTKILISGMTRRKIAVTSGLLLAGFIWGGGWFAPTHSPAAELDPAVAQLEAARIAAVNKAQPSVVAVFAKGGEGGGSGVVITPDGYALTNFHVAKPCGNFMKCGLPDGKLYDAVIVGIDPVGDVALIKLHGREDFPVAEMADSDQVQVGDWCFAMGNPFLFATDFTPTISYGVISGTHRYQYPAGTLLEYADCLQTDAAINPGNSGGPLFDAAGRLIGINGRGSFEKRGRVNVGVGYAISINQIKKFLGALRSGRILDHATMGAQLSTSDTGKVVVTNILEESDAFRRGLRPDDEVLSFAGKPVKTVNGFKNILGTIPRDWRVPLTFRRENEEFSILVRLRGVHREDELAAIMAGEGEEKPPGKRPDGPPPEKKPAIPGLPLEKLFGKEKEDGPPAELKKQFEARTGYANYFFNKLEQDRLWRQLNQLGDFKDLSGTWKLSGEVGPRAPFEFELGPQSAKATLPVGDTEIDVTGGLAEALNPPGSGGLLAALHLWKKYVVGGPAKFGKLVYLGQLPLANRPDLCDVLVGTTDEVDIRFYFDPQSHLLTALELFTDEANDPCEVYFDGYQEIEGRQWPRQLTVQYGDRTFGVFPLTKVVAESALKKPDEKAAAAPATAGAAAENAATMKDPPAADSAEPATTEEKTTPADSTPEKPAADPFGDSAPSEKTPPTEPGK; this is encoded by the coding sequence ATGACAAAGATTCTTATATCCGGGATGACGCGCCGAAAAATCGCGGTCACAAGCGGGTTATTGTTGGCCGGGTTCATTTGGGGTGGGGGATGGTTTGCTCCGACACATTCTCCCGCCGCCGAACTCGATCCCGCCGTCGCCCAGCTAGAAGCCGCGCGCATCGCCGCCGTGAATAAGGCGCAGCCCAGCGTGGTGGCCGTCTTTGCCAAAGGGGGCGAAGGGGGTGGCTCTGGCGTGGTCATAACGCCCGACGGCTACGCCCTGACCAACTTTCACGTGGCCAAACCCTGTGGCAACTTCATGAAATGCGGACTCCCCGATGGCAAGTTATATGACGCGGTCATCGTGGGAATTGATCCCGTGGGGGATGTCGCGCTGATTAAGCTGCATGGGCGGGAGGATTTTCCCGTGGCGGAAATGGCCGACAGCGACCAGGTGCAGGTGGGGGACTGGTGCTTTGCCATGGGAAATCCGTTTTTGTTTGCGACCGATTTTACGCCGACCATTTCCTATGGCGTGATCTCGGGGACGCATCGCTATCAGTATCCGGCGGGGACGCTCTTGGAGTATGCCGACTGCCTACAGACCGATGCCGCGATCAATCCCGGCAACTCCGGCGGGCCCCTCTTTGACGCCGCCGGACGGCTCATTGGCATCAACGGGCGCGGCTCTTTTGAAAAACGCGGACGCGTAAATGTGGGCGTGGGTTACGCGATTTCCATCAATCAAATCAAAAAATTCCTGGGGGCATTGCGTAGCGGGAGAATTTTAGACCATGCGACCATGGGGGCTCAACTCAGCACGTCCGACACCGGCAAAGTGGTGGTAACAAATATACTGGAGGAATCGGACGCGTTTCGGCGGGGATTACGCCCCGATGACGAAGTTTTATCGTTCGCGGGCAAGCCCGTGAAAACCGTCAACGGTTTTAAAAACATCCTGGGGACCATTCCCCGGGATTGGAGGGTGCCGCTCACTTTTCGCCGCGAAAATGAGGAATTTAGCATTTTAGTTCGCCTGCGCGGCGTCCATCGCGAGGACGAATTGGCGGCGATCATGGCCGGCGAAGGGGAAGAAAAGCCTCCCGGCAAAAGGCCGGATGGACCCCCGCCAGAGAAAAAACCGGCGATCCCCGGTTTGCCCCTGGAAAAATTGTTTGGCAAGGAAAAAGAAGATGGTCCCCCGGCGGAGCTAAAAAAGCAGTTTGAGGCACGCACCGGTTATGCCAACTATTTTTTTAACAAGCTGGAACAAGACCGCCTGTGGCGGCAATTGAATCAACTGGGGGACTTTAAGGATTTATCCGGCACCTGGAAGCTATCCGGCGAGGTTGGACCCCGCGCCCCGTTTGAATTCGAACTCGGCCCGCAATCGGCCAAGGCGACGCTGCCGGTCGGAGATACCGAAATCGATGTGACGGGTGGTTTGGCCGAGGCGCTGAATCCCCCCGGCAGCGGCGGACTGTTGGCCGCGCTGCACCTGTGGAAAAAATACGTCGTGGGGGGACCGGCTAAATTTGGCAAGTTGGTTTACCTGGGCCAGTTGCCCTTGGCCAATCGACCGGACCTATGCGATGTGCTGGTCGGCACCACCGACGAGGTGGATATCCGCTTTTACTTTGATCCGCAAAGCCATTTGCTGACCGCCCTCGAGTTATTCACCGATGAAGCCAACGATCCCTGCGAGGTGTACTTTGATGGTTATCAAGAAATCGAAGGACGCCAGTGGCCGCGGCAGTTGACTGTGCAGTACGGCGACCGGACGTTTGGCGTGTTTCCCCTGACAAAAGTCGTGGCGGAATCCGCACTCAAAAAACCTGATGAAAAAGCCGCGGCCGCGCCCGCCACTGCCGGTGCGGCAGCGGAAAACGCCGCCACCATGAAAGATCCTCCCGCCGCTGATTCAGCGGAACCCGCGACCACAGAGGAAAAAACTACTCCGGCCGATTCCACCCCCGAAAAGCCCGCCGCCGACCCCTTTGGCGATTCTGCTCCCAGCGAAAAAACTCCCCCCACGGAACCGGGCAAATAG
- a CDS encoding trypsin-like peptidase domain-containing protein translates to MSSRLYFCLAGRHLAVLILAALWAGSALDCPGGTNLPQIIRDAQAKQVKLYGAGGFRGLESYQSGFLISPAGHILTAYSYVLDADYITATLDDGRKFEAKLLGADPKLEVAVLKIEAPDKELPFYDLTQVATAVPGTRVLAFSNLYGVATGDEPVSVQRGVVSSSTNLEARRGGYDTLYNGPVYVLDAMTNNPGAAGGALVNLRGELLGMLGKELRNARNNIWLNYAVPISALTEAIERIKSGKAPPVGNDRPNRKLPNPLTLKALGIVLVPNVLERTPPFIDEVQSGSPAARAGLMADDLILFVDEQLVQSCQALNRLLERIELETPVKVIIMRERMQVQELLEVTLQVTAEPAAAANP, encoded by the coding sequence ATGTCCTCCCGACTTTATTTTTGCCTTGCCGGGCGACACCTGGCGGTTTTGATTTTGGCCGCGCTTTGGGCGGGGTCAGCGCTGGATTGCCCGGGGGGGACAAATTTGCCCCAGATTATTCGCGACGCGCAGGCCAAGCAAGTCAAGTTATACGGGGCGGGTGGGTTTCGCGGGTTAGAATCCTACCAGTCTGGTTTTTTAATTTCGCCGGCGGGGCATATCTTGACGGCGTACAGTTATGTTTTGGATGCGGACTATATCACGGCCACCCTGGACGACGGGCGCAAGTTTGAAGCCAAGTTGTTGGGGGCCGATCCCAAATTGGAAGTCGCGGTGCTAAAAATCGAAGCCCCCGACAAAGAACTACCTTTTTATGATTTGACCCAGGTGGCCACGGCCGTTCCCGGGACGCGGGTGCTGGCGTTTAGCAATTTGTACGGCGTGGCCACTGGCGACGAACCGGTCAGCGTGCAGCGGGGCGTGGTTTCCTCCTCCACAAATTTAGAAGCCCGCCGCGGCGGCTATGACACCTTGTATAACGGTCCGGTCTATGTACTGGACGCCATGACCAACAATCCCGGAGCCGCGGGGGGAGCGCTCGTTAACTTGCGGGGCGAACTGCTGGGCATGCTGGGCAAAGAACTGCGCAACGCCCGCAATAACATCTGGCTAAACTACGCGGTCCCGATTTCCGCGCTAACCGAGGCGATCGAACGAATCAAATCCGGCAAAGCGCCCCCCGTGGGTAATGACCGGCCCAACCGCAAATTGCCCAACCCGCTCACGCTAAAGGCTTTGGGGATTGTGCTGGTCCCGAATGTCTTGGAACGCACGCCGCCGTTTATTGACGAGGTGCAATCCGGTTCACCCGCGGCGCGGGCGGGTCTGATGGCTGATGATCTGATCTTGTTTGTGGATGAACAATTGGTGCAGTCATGCCAGGCGCTCAATCGCTTGCTCGAGCGGATCGAACTGGAAACCCCGGTTAAGGTCATCATCATGCGTGAACGGATGCAGGTTCAGGAATTATTGGAAGTCACGTTGCAAGTGACCGCCGAACCTGCCGCCGCGGCCAACCCCTAG
- a CDS encoding PDZ domain-containing protein, with amino-acid sequence MFCVFGNWRTWLLLAAALLVGPAVGRSQESPPGVDPYEAAIQAAAESVAPLLVRIETLGGFEKVGDTLIGSGPTTGLVVSAEGHILSSAFNFAQKPAQILVYLPDNTRYPAQLVATDHGHNVVLLKIETDRQLPLPSAAPAAEIAVGQTAIAVGRAFDGDKPNLSVGVVSAVNRIWGRAIQTDAKISPNNYGGPLIDLRGRVLGILTPLSLTPGADDAGVELYDSGIGFAVPLASLERVLPRLKKGEDLYPGLMGISLKGGDLYGTPAVISAVQPNTPAYAAGFKAGDTVVMINEKPITRQAELKHALGPFFAGDTVTVTVKRGKKETLERQIKLIAKLAKYQHPFLGILPLRAADQENVKEKEDAADNENKPASSNEGGLVVRSVYPDSPAAKGGVQPGDVVIYADEKPIEERAALADYLNSLTVADKVTLRVRRAGGEHTIACTLDKLPETVPLDLPPARQPATPPAGDPPRTGLITFKLPEIANECVAYVPESYQANVPHGLVIWLHPAGAYKNEELAAQWKDLCSKYDLILVAPKSADVTRWQKSELEFIRKAADDIMAKYNIDRPRITAIGQDGGGAMAALLAAQHRALVRGVVLINSLLPNGIKIPENDPNYRLAMVLAGPGLGKTGEKYQELVKKLRDMNYPVSVLNQGEVGRPLTERELLEVIRWQDCLDRL; translated from the coding sequence ATGTTTTGCGTGTTTGGGAATTGGCGAACTTGGTTGTTACTTGCCGCCGCGCTGTTGGTTGGCCCCGCTGTCGGCCGTTCCCAAGAATCGCCCCCCGGCGTCGATCCGTACGAAGCCGCCATCCAGGCCGCCGCTGAAAGCGTGGCTCCCCTGCTGGTGCGCATCGAGACACTCGGCGGATTTGAAAAAGTGGGTGACACCTTGATCGGGTCGGGGCCTACGACGGGTCTGGTGGTCAGCGCCGAAGGGCACATTCTTTCCAGCGCGTTCAACTTTGCCCAAAAGCCCGCGCAAATCCTGGTGTATCTGCCTGATAATACCCGTTATCCCGCGCAGTTGGTCGCCACGGATCATGGACATAACGTCGTTTTGCTAAAGATCGAAACCGATCGCCAGTTGCCGCTTCCCTCGGCCGCTCCGGCGGCGGAGATTGCCGTGGGACAAACGGCGATCGCCGTGGGGCGGGCCTTTGACGGCGATAAGCCAAACCTCTCTGTTGGCGTGGTAAGCGCGGTAAATCGTATTTGGGGCCGCGCCATCCAGACCGATGCCAAAATCTCCCCCAACAATTACGGCGGTCCGCTGATTGATCTGCGCGGCAGGGTGTTGGGCATACTTACACCGCTTAGCTTGACCCCCGGGGCGGATGACGCCGGTGTCGAATTGTACGATTCCGGGATTGGTTTTGCCGTTCCGCTGGCTTCCCTCGAGCGCGTCCTGCCGCGACTGAAAAAAGGGGAAGACCTGTATCCGGGGCTAATGGGTATCAGCCTCAAGGGGGGAGACCTGTATGGCACTCCCGCGGTGATCTCCGCGGTGCAGCCCAACACTCCCGCGTATGCGGCGGGATTTAAGGCGGGGGACACCGTGGTAATGATCAATGAAAAGCCGATCACCCGCCAGGCCGAGTTAAAGCATGCCCTGGGGCCGTTTTTTGCCGGGGATACCGTCACCGTCACGGTGAAGCGTGGAAAAAAGGAGACTCTGGAGCGGCAGATTAAGCTGATCGCCAAATTGGCCAAATACCAACACCCCTTTTTGGGGATCTTGCCGTTACGGGCCGCTGATCAGGAAAATGTAAAGGAAAAAGAGGACGCGGCGGACAATGAAAACAAACCGGCAAGCTCCAACGAAGGTGGCTTGGTGGTGCGGTCCGTGTATCCCGATTCCCCCGCCGCCAAAGGAGGCGTGCAACCGGGGGACGTGGTCATTTACGCGGATGAAAAGCCCATTGAGGAACGCGCGGCCTTGGCGGATTATTTAAATTCCCTGACAGTCGCGGACAAAGTCACACTGCGCGTGCGTCGCGCCGGGGGAGAGCATACCATCGCCTGCACCCTGGACAAACTGCCCGAAACCGTTCCGCTGGATTTACCCCCCGCGCGCCAGCCAGCGACGCCCCCCGCCGGAGATCCCCCCCGCACCGGCTTGATCACCTTTAAACTGCCCGAAATCGCCAATGAATGTGTCGCCTACGTTCCAGAAAGTTATCAAGCCAACGTGCCGCACGGTTTGGTGATCTGGCTGCATCCCGCTGGCGCTTATAAAAACGAGGAATTAGCCGCCCAATGGAAGGATCTCTGCTCCAAATATGACCTGATATTGGTTGCTCCCAAAAGCGCTGATGTGACACGCTGGCAAAAAAGCGAGTTGGAGTTCATTCGCAAGGCAGCGGACGACATCATGGCCAAATATAATATCGACCGCCCGCGGATCACCGCCATCGGCCAGGATGGCGGGGGAGCCATGGCGGCACTCTTGGCGGCGCAGCATCGCGCACTGGTGCGGGGTGTGGTGTTGATCAACTCCCTGCTGCCCAACGGCATCAAAATTCCCGAAAATGACCCTAATTATCGCCTTGCCATGGTATTGGCGGGGCCGGGATTGGGAAAGACCGGCGAAAAATATCAGGAACTGGTAAAAAAACTGCGTGACATGAATTATCCCGTCAGCGTGCTCAATCAAGGGGAAGTCGGGCGTCCCCTGACGGAACGCGAACTACTGGAGGTGATTCGCTGGCAAGATTGTTTGGATCGATTGTAA
- a CDS encoding DnaJ C-terminal domain-containing protein produces the protein MAEDYYSLLGVPRTATSAEILKAYRGLARKHHPDLNPDDKQAKQKFQQIQKAFETLNDAEKRKLYDQFGADYEQLGAGGRPGGGAPYGGEWSGTMPEGFEGIDLGDLLRGFGMGGGPTPDPVRGTKTRARRGRAAQPGDDVQREILVPFTTAVLGGSLDVPVQRPDGTLETLAVKIPAGIAAGGKIRLRGKGGPGVNGGPAGDLLLIAKLGGHPYFSRDELDLEVKLPITLAEALHGAKVDVPTPAGVIALKIPPGTNSGRRLRAKGRGIAKGDGTTGDLYAVVQIQLPEEISPQLRAAIDQLPEENPRQDLKW, from the coding sequence ATGGCCGAAGATTACTATAGTTTACTGGGCGTGCCCCGCACGGCGACCAGCGCGGAAATCCTCAAGGCGTATCGCGGCCTGGCGCGCAAGCACCATCCCGACCTCAATCCCGACGATAAGCAGGCCAAACAAAAGTTTCAGCAAATCCAAAAAGCTTTTGAAACGTTGAATGACGCCGAGAAGCGAAAGTTGTACGACCAGTTTGGAGCCGATTATGAGCAACTCGGTGCCGGTGGCAGGCCGGGGGGTGGAGCTCCTTACGGCGGGGAATGGTCGGGAACCATGCCGGAGGGATTTGAGGGGATCGATCTAGGGGATTTATTGCGGGGATTTGGCATGGGCGGGGGGCCGACGCCCGATCCCGTTCGCGGGACCAAGACCCGCGCCCGTCGCGGTCGCGCGGCGCAACCGGGTGACGACGTGCAGCGTGAAATCCTGGTCCCGTTTACCACGGCGGTTTTGGGGGGCAGCCTGGATGTGCCGGTCCAGCGGCCCGATGGCACGCTCGAGACCCTGGCCGTAAAAATCCCAGCGGGAATCGCCGCGGGGGGCAAAATTCGCTTGCGGGGCAAGGGAGGCCCCGGCGTCAACGGCGGTCCGGCGGGAGATCTGCTGCTGATCGCCAAGCTGGGGGGGCATCCCTATTTTAGCCGGGACGAACTGGATTTAGAGGTCAAGCTGCCCATCACCCTGGCCGAGGCGCTCCACGGTGCCAAGGTGGATGTGCCGACACCGGCAGGAGTGATCGCGCTAAAGATTCCCCCCGGGACAAATAGCGGCCGCCGCTTGAGGGCCAAGGGGCGGGGCATTGCCAAGGGGGACGGTACCACCGGCGATTTATACGCCGTGGTCCAAATTCAACTCCCTGAGGAAATTTCCCCGCAACTGCGCGCCGCCATAGACCAACTTCCAGAGGAAAATCCGCGCCAGGACCTAAAGTGGTAA
- a CDS encoding tRNA adenylyltransferase, whose product MPDPNHAAAVCAFSRLFFSPGTVTMSGKLRQQIAHEAARLMYERDESEYLRAKLKAARRLCGADVRPRDLPSNAEVRGQLQSLTRMLEGEQNSGALRRMRLAALRLMRILANFRPRLIGSVLSGSIRQGSDIDVHLFADALEPVTAALAAAGIAYSIERKRVKKEAGERIFTHLHIVGEYPYELTLYPANQANTVLKSSITGRPIERASIAELTRLLADEYPDACLEQEVLEAEAKIDRFQIFELLLEPLARVPHSPRGQTGDPQAGTALEHALAFFEEVRRARPADTELALVALVADVGLAIDLEDPVAAGLDALEGIMSPRQEWLIRHLPLLRGELREPRELLLARQLETHDAYADLRLLTECERRAGQPRQPPRQLPLALRQLRELYEAA is encoded by the coding sequence ATGCCCGACCCCAACCACGCGGCCGCTGTATGTGCTTTTTCCCGCCTGTTCTTTTCACCAGGGACGGTGACCATGTCCGGCAAACTCCGCCAGCAAATCGCCCACGAGGCCGCCCGTCTGATGTACGAGCGGGACGAATCCGAATATCTACGGGCCAAGCTCAAAGCCGCGCGGCGGCTCTGCGGGGCGGATGTCCGCCCGCGGGACCTGCCCAGCAACGCCGAGGTTCGCGGCCAGTTGCAGTCGCTCACGCGGATGCTGGAGGGAGAACAGAATTCGGGGGCGTTGCGGCGGATGCGGTTGGCGGCCCTGCGATTGATGCGTATCCTGGCGAATTTTCGCCCCCGATTGATCGGCAGCGTACTGTCCGGATCAATCCGCCAAGGATCGGATATTGACGTGCATCTGTTTGCCGACGCCCTGGAACCCGTCACCGCCGCACTGGCCGCCGCGGGGATCGCGTATTCTATCGAGCGCAAACGGGTCAAAAAGGAGGCGGGCGAACGAATCTTTACGCATCTGCATATTGTGGGCGAATATCCCTATGAACTGACCCTCTATCCGGCCAACCAGGCCAATACCGTGCTCAAAAGCTCTATCACGGGGCGACCGATCGAACGGGCCAGCATCGCCGAATTGACCCGCTTGCTGGCCGATGAATATCCCGACGCCTGCCTCGAGCAAGAGGTGTTAGAGGCGGAAGCCAAAATCGACCGGTTTCAAATATTTGAACTGCTGCTCGAACCGCTGGCCCGGGTCCCGCATTCCCCGCGGGGACAAACCGGCGACCCCCAGGCCGGGACAGCGCTCGAGCACGCGCTCGCGTTTTTTGAGGAAGTTCGCCGCGCCCGCCCGGCCGATACGGAACTGGCCCTGGTCGCGCTGGTGGCTGATGTGGGATTGGCCATTGATCTGGAAGACCCCGTCGCCGCCGGATTGGACGCGCTGGAGGGGATCATGAGTCCCCGCCAAGAGTGGTTGATCCGGCATTTGCCGCTGTTGCGGGGAGAACTTCGGGAGCCGCGGGAATTGTTATTAGCGCGCCAATTAGAAACCCATGACGCGTATGCGGACTTGCGGTTGTTGACTGAATGCGAACGGCGGGCCGGTCAACCCCGCCAGCCGCCGCGGCAACTACCCCTAGCGCTGCGGCAACTTCGCGAGCTGTATGAAGCGGCGTAA
- a CDS encoding ABC-2 transporter permease, with protein sequence MSDPISISPGPDAVESDLTSRGREGLGGIGSAISHPTATMGTAGGAAALDIPLGLAPRGWANAIDDTLETAGEWFNPILVKECRQALKSRQFLITFLLMLGACWIWSFFSATWIRSGQQQQTPGDFVFQGYSAILSFPLLIIVPFMAFRSLATETEDKTFELLSVTNLTPRQIVGGKFASAVVQMLLYFSAVVPCLTFTYMLRGIDFPTIGFVLLYLVLASLLFTTAALMLATVTKERFWQTLVMVGLIIGLFLAFYGCQPLMYELIQSQVFSRGLETPLYWIVQVGLILAITTTGYLFYLAGASQITFPSDNRATALRVWTVIQHALFFGWACALLQLIINDNSPGEAQLIMRLLFLVSAAYWYIMGVFATGESDLLSPRVKRELPRSELAKVFFSWLYPGPGRGYLYALANYIAVAAMFVFLEYYWFSSLQTSNLNNYYQSWRLNFSMTRVALMIGGYLMLYLGLGAIFLRYAQRSYVGSFFLRILVHVLMILCGIGWPMIYLVFLDRPVVSADSLIYWTNPFWMIILEYSNSANRIYDRESPVVFVLVAGGACLLANLPGIMAEMRQERLMVPTRVALDQAEQARAQLHRPASPWDSSEP encoded by the coding sequence ATGAGCGATCCCATTTCAATTTCCCCAGGCCCGGATGCCGTCGAGTCGGACTTAACATCCCGGGGCCGGGAGGGACTCGGTGGTATAGGGTCAGCTATTTCCCACCCGACAGCCACGATGGGTACCGCGGGAGGAGCCGCCGCGCTTGATATTCCCCTGGGCCTCGCGCCGCGCGGCTGGGCCAACGCGATCGACGATACGTTGGAAACCGCCGGGGAATGGTTTAACCCCATCTTGGTCAAGGAATGCCGCCAAGCGCTCAAAAGCCGGCAATTCCTCATTACCTTTTTGCTGATGTTGGGGGCCTGCTGGATCTGGTCGTTTTTTAGCGCAACGTGGATCCGTTCCGGCCAACAGCAGCAAACCCCCGGAGATTTTGTCTTTCAGGGATACAGCGCGATCCTTTCTTTTCCGTTGTTGATTATTGTGCCGTTTATGGCCTTTCGCTCGCTCGCGACCGAGACCGAGGACAAGACGTTTGAGCTACTCTCCGTCACCAACCTGACTCCTCGACAGATCGTGGGGGGTAAATTCGCCAGCGCGGTCGTGCAAATGCTGCTCTATTTTAGCGCGGTCGTCCCTTGTTTGACCTTTACCTACATGCTGCGGGGGATTGACTTTCCCACGATCGGTTTTGTATTGCTTTATTTGGTGTTGGCGTCGCTTTTATTCACCACCGCGGCGCTCATGCTGGCCACCGTGACCAAGGAACGCTTTTGGCAAACGCTGGTCATGGTGGGTCTGATCATTGGCCTGTTTTTGGCCTTTTATGGCTGCCAGCCCCTGATGTACGAGTTAATCCAAAGCCAAGTCTTTTCCCGCGGGTTAGAGACTCCCCTCTATTGGATTGTGCAGGTCGGATTAATCCTGGCAATCACCACCACCGGCTATCTGTTTTATCTAGCCGGGGCATCGCAAATCACTTTTCCCAGCGACAACCGGGCCACCGCGCTGCGGGTCTGGACAGTCATCCAGCACGCGCTATTCTTTGGCTGGGCCTGCGCGCTGCTGCAACTGATCATCAACGATAACTCCCCCGGCGAGGCCCAGTTGATCATGCGCCTGCTGTTTCTGGTTTCCGCCGCCTATTGGTACATCATGGGCGTATTCGCCACCGGCGAATCCGATTTGCTCTCCCCCCGGGTCAAGCGGGAACTACCCCGGTCAGAGCTTGCCAAAGTCTTTTTTAGCTGGCTGTACCCCGGTCCGGGACGGGGATATTTGTACGCGCTGGCCAACTATATCGCCGTGGCGGCGATGTTTGTGTTTTTGGAATATTATTGGTTTTCCAGTTTGCAGACTTCAAATTTAAATAACTATTATCAGTCCTGGAGACTAAATTTTAGCATGACCCGCGTCGCGCTCATGATCGGCGGATATCTTATGCTGTACCTCGGCCTGGGGGCGATCTTTCTGCGCTATGCCCAGCGATCGTATGTCGGCTCGTTTTTTTTGCGGATTTTGGTGCATGTGCTGATGATCCTGTGCGGGATCGGCTGGCCGATGATTTATCTGGTTTTTTTGGATCGCCCGGTGGTATCGGCGGATTCCTTGATCTATTGGACCAATCCGTTTTGGATGATTATTCTGGAGTATTCGAATTCGGCAAATCGAATTTACGACCGGGAGTCGCCGGTGGTCTTTGTCCTAGTGGCGGGAGGGGCCTGCCTGCTGGCTAATTTGCCCGGAATCATGGCCGAAATGCGGCAAGAACGGCTAATGGTCCCCACACGCGTCGCCCTCGACCAGGCCGAACAAGCGCGGGCCCAACTGCACCGCCCCGCCAGCCCCTGGGACTCGTCGGAGCCATAA
- a CDS encoding ABC transporter ATP-binding protein, which produces MIATQPMIEFRHLHRSFGKTKAVNDISFCVPRGQVFGYIGPNGAGKTTSMRILATLELPNYGDAFVDGFSSINDPDRVRARLGFMPDSFGVYPNVNVREYLDFFARSYGLRGTDRRRALSRVMHFTQLDQLADKPITGLSKGMKQRLCLGRTIIHDPAVLIMDEPAAGLDPRARIELREMIRQLAADGKTILISSHILSELGEMCDLVGIIEQGRILYVGPPERLTHEQSGDDRRVWIRLRVLGDGGAAAAREWLLATGKIAEVQRSGETLSFALEGNELDEAALLRQLILADFPVVAFGAQKKSLEEVFIQVTKGLVQ; this is translated from the coding sequence ATGATAGCCACGCAACCGATGATCGAGTTTCGTCATTTGCACCGCTCCTTTGGCAAGACCAAGGCGGTCAATGATATTTCGTTTTGCGTGCCCCGGGGCCAGGTCTTTGGCTATATCGGGCCAAATGGCGCGGGCAAAACCACCAGCATGCGGATCTTGGCCACGTTGGAACTGCCTAACTATGGCGATGCCTTTGTGGATGGATTTTCATCCATCAATGATCCCGACCGCGTCCGCGCGCGGCTGGGCTTTATGCCGGATAGCTTTGGCGTTTATCCAAACGTCAACGTCCGTGAATACCTGGACTTTTTTGCCCGCTCCTACGGCCTGCGGGGGACCGACCGCCGCCGCGCGCTCTCCCGCGTGATGCACTTTACCCAGCTTGATCAACTGGCCGATAAACCGATCACCGGCCTGAGCAAAGGGATGAAGCAGCGGCTTTGCCTGGGACGCACCATCATCCATGACCCGGCGGTGCTGATCATGGACGAACCCGCCGCGGGGCTGGACCCCCGGGCGCGGATCGAACTGCGGGAAATGATCCGCCAGCTTGCCGCCGATGGCAAAACAATCCTTATCAGCTCTCACATCCTCAGCGAATTGGGCGAAATGTGCGACCTGGTGGGAATTATCGAACAGGGACGCATCTTGTACGTCGGTCCGCCAGAGCGCCTGACCCATGAACAATCGGGGGACGACCGGCGGGTCTGGATTCGCCTGCGCGTGCTGGGTGATGGAGGGGCCGCCGCGGCGCGCGAATGGCTGCTGGCCACCGGCAAAATCGCCGAAGTGCAGCGCAGCGGCGAAACGCTTAGCTTTGCCCTGGAAGGGAACGAACTGGACGAGGCCGCCCTGCTGCGGCAACTCATCCTGGCGGATTTTCCCGTGGTGGCCTTTGGCGCGCAAAAGAAATCCCTCGAAGAAGTCTTTATCCAAGTCACCAAGGGGCTAGTCCAATGA
- a CDS encoding transglutaminase-like domain-containing protein gives MPISPHLIRPEVWQFYQAQLATLDQTDSLVRGVGAIAWQVNSDWHPDQSLRQLDDIASTVIRPLTSRAPTAVLAHLHEELFATLGFRGDPENYYQPQMSYLPLVLERRRGLPVLLTLVYKAVAERVGLVVEGVNTPGHFLAAVMADGSATTDWQLIDPFAGGRLLSTAEAAEQLSRVLGQSIQLTWDELPLAAHPQWLGRILLNLWTVFQQTGEERQRQVIEAFLRPLQVVPRD, from the coding sequence ATGCCAATTTCTCCCCACCTGATCCGGCCCGAGGTCTGGCAATTTTACCAGGCGCAACTGGCCACACTGGACCAGACGGACTCGCTGGTGCGGGGGGTGGGGGCAATTGCCTGGCAGGTCAACAGCGACTGGCATCCCGATCAGTCACTTCGCCAACTTGACGATATCGCCTCCACGGTGATTCGTCCCTTGACCAGCCGCGCGCCGACGGCGGTATTGGCCCACTTGCACGAAGAATTATTTGCCACGCTGGGATTTCGTGGCGATCCCGAAAATTATTATCAGCCGCAAATGAGTTATTTGCCCCTGGTCTTGGAGCGGCGGAGGGGTTTGCCGGTGCTGTTAACGCTGGTCTACAAAGCCGTCGCCGAGCGCGTGGGCTTAGTGGTGGAGGGGGTCAACACGCCGGGGCATTTTTTGGCGGCGGTCATGGCGGACGGCTCTGCCACGACCGATTGGCAACTTATTGATCCCTTTGCCGGGGGACGACTGCTCTCCACCGCGGAAGCCGCCGAGCAGCTTTCGCGCGTGCTGGGGCAGTCCATTCAACTCACATGGGATGAACTTCCGCTTGCCGCGCACCCGCAATGGCTGGGACGCATTTTGTTAAATCTGTGGACCGTATTTCAACAGACCGGGGAGGAGCGCCAGCGGCAAGTGATCGAGGCGTTTTTACGCCCCTTGCAAGTTGTGCCTCGGGATTGA